One Actinospica robiniae DSM 44927 genomic region harbors:
- a CDS encoding GNAT family N-acetyltransferase: MDSPAIVLDPMSQDEFAHFVVWAVREQAAHHIRTGKCTPETALDYAKGEYLLALPDGLQTQGSYLYTVRDAATGRRVGSLFLMLRHRAEAMETFVFNIVVDEQERRRGYGRAMMRASFHWAREHGTASVGLHVFGHNTAARELYTSLGFRETNISMQFDL, encoded by the coding sequence ATGGACTCCCCCGCGATCGTGCTGGACCCCATGTCACAGGACGAGTTCGCGCACTTCGTCGTGTGGGCGGTGCGGGAGCAGGCGGCCCACCACATCAGAACCGGAAAATGCACGCCGGAGACGGCGCTGGACTACGCCAAAGGCGAGTACCTGCTTGCCCTTCCGGACGGCCTGCAGACTCAGGGTTCGTATCTCTACACCGTCCGCGACGCCGCGACCGGCCGGCGGGTGGGTTCGCTCTTCCTGATGCTGCGCCACCGGGCCGAGGCGATGGAGACCTTCGTCTTCAACATCGTCGTGGACGAGCAGGAGCGCCGGCGCGGCTACGGCCGCGCGATGATGCGGGCCTCGTTCCACTGGGCCCGCGAGCACGGCACCGCGAGCGTCGGCCTGCACGTGTTCGGCCACAACACGGCCGCGAGGGAGCTCTACACCTCACTCGGCTTCCGGGAGACGAACATCTCCATGCAGTTCGATCTCTAG
- a CDS encoding helix-turn-helix domain-containing protein encodes MVRRLEKATGSLAAAAIARMEEKFAWYRNMPPENRSWVGLVAQAGIAAFTEWFRHPDQRAAVSADVFGTAPRELTRAVTLQQTVQMVRTTIEVVEDRIDALAESPEESRILREGMLRYSREIAFATAQIYAQTAELRGAWDARLEALIVDAVLRGEEDDALLSRASTLGWAAHTDITVMVGLAPDDDPEAVVDGMHRAGRHKPVSGYEGPGLSVLAGVQGDRLIAIVGGVTGDPVSTLRALAGQFAPGPVVIGPVVAELTAASHSAEAALSGLRAAVAWPDAPRPVLADDLLPERAIAGDELARVVLLEEIYRPLSEAGSALLETLSVYLEQAASLEAAARILFVHPNTVRYRLRRVTDITGLTPSQARSAFTLQIALVLGRLAESGKPV; translated from the coding sequence ATGGTGCGTCGGCTGGAGAAGGCCACCGGTTCGCTGGCCGCCGCGGCGATCGCGCGGATGGAGGAGAAGTTCGCCTGGTACCGCAACATGCCGCCGGAGAACCGGTCCTGGGTGGGCCTGGTCGCGCAGGCCGGCATCGCCGCGTTCACCGAGTGGTTCCGCCACCCCGACCAGCGCGCCGCCGTGTCCGCCGACGTCTTCGGCACCGCGCCGCGGGAGCTGACCCGGGCGGTCACCCTGCAGCAGACCGTGCAGATGGTGCGCACGACGATAGAGGTGGTCGAGGACCGGATCGACGCGCTCGCCGAGTCGCCCGAGGAGAGCCGGATCCTGCGCGAGGGCATGCTGCGCTACTCCCGCGAGATCGCCTTCGCCACCGCGCAGATCTACGCGCAGACCGCGGAGCTGCGCGGCGCCTGGGACGCCCGGCTCGAAGCGCTGATCGTGGACGCGGTGCTGCGCGGCGAGGAGGACGACGCGCTGCTCTCCCGCGCCTCGACGCTGGGCTGGGCCGCGCACACCGACATCACCGTCATGGTCGGGCTCGCCCCGGACGACGACCCGGAGGCGGTGGTCGACGGCATGCACCGGGCCGGGCGGCACAAGCCCGTCTCCGGCTACGAGGGTCCGGGCCTGTCCGTGCTGGCCGGGGTCCAGGGCGACCGGCTGATCGCGATCGTGGGCGGGGTCACCGGGGATCCGGTCAGCACGCTGCGGGCGCTGGCCGGGCAGTTCGCCCCGGGGCCGGTGGTGATAGGCCCGGTGGTGGCCGAGCTGACCGCCGCGTCCCACTCGGCCGAAGCGGCGCTCTCCGGTCTGCGCGCCGCGGTCGCCTGGCCGGACGCGCCCCGGCCGGTGCTCGCCGACGACCTGTTGCCCGAACGGGCCATCGCCGGGGACGAACTGGCCCGGGTGGTGCTGCTGGAGGAGATCTACAGGCCGCTCTCGGAGGCCGGCTCGGCCCTGCTCGAGACGCTCTCGGTCTACCTGGAGCAGGCGGCCAGCCTGGAAGCGGCCGCGCGCATCCTGTTCGTTCACCCGAACACCGTCCGCTACCGGCTCCGACGCGTGACCGACATCACAGGCTTGACGCCATCTCAGGCCCGCAGCGCCTTCACCCTGCAGATCGCGCTGGTCCTCGGCCGGCTCGCGGAATCCGGCAAACCGGTATAG
- a CDS encoding acyltransferase domain-containing protein has protein sequence MLVLVAPGQGAQTPGFLTPWLELPGVADRLTWWSAVADLDLVHYGTEADADTIRDTAIAQPLLVASGLAAALALFPHPGEAFGLVGAVAGHSVGELTAAAGTGAITAESAMALVRERGRAMAAAAAATATSMTAVLGGDPDEVLAKIAEHGLTPANNNGPGQIVAAGTVEQLEAFKADPPAKARLVPLSVAGAFHTEHMAPAVERMAQLAKGVTAHDPRVRYLSNRDGQVVHSGRELLDRIVRQIANPVRWDLCMDTMRELGVTGILEVPPAGTLSGIAKRALKGVETFALKTPDQLDEARAFVQRHAEQTPNAMDAAPTWRLVVAPFSGTVQRGTAVEGSVLEPGEHLGLVVSRHEERKLVAEHGGTVLEWLVEDGDPVSPGQPLVRIHPRPEAFV, from the coding sequence GTGCTCGTACTCGTTGCTCCCGGGCAGGGGGCGCAGACCCCCGGATTCCTCACGCCCTGGCTTGAACTGCCCGGCGTCGCCGACCGGCTGACCTGGTGGTCCGCCGTCGCCGACCTCGACCTGGTGCACTACGGCACCGAAGCCGACGCCGACACCATCCGCGACACCGCGATCGCGCAGCCGCTGCTGGTCGCCTCCGGCCTGGCCGCCGCGCTCGCCCTGTTCCCGCACCCCGGCGAGGCCTTCGGCCTGGTCGGCGCCGTGGCCGGACACTCGGTCGGCGAGCTCACCGCGGCGGCGGGCACCGGTGCGATCACCGCCGAGTCCGCGATGGCGCTGGTCCGCGAGCGCGGCCGGGCCATGGCAGCGGCCGCCGCGGCCACCGCCACCTCGATGACCGCGGTCCTCGGCGGCGACCCGGACGAGGTGCTGGCCAAGATCGCCGAGCACGGGCTGACCCCCGCCAACAACAACGGCCCCGGCCAGATCGTGGCGGCCGGCACGGTCGAGCAGCTCGAGGCGTTCAAGGCGGACCCCCCGGCCAAGGCGCGGCTGGTCCCGCTCTCGGTGGCCGGCGCGTTCCACACCGAGCACATGGCCCCGGCGGTCGAGCGCATGGCGCAGCTGGCCAAGGGCGTGACCGCGCACGACCCGCGGGTGCGCTACCTCTCCAACCGGGACGGGCAGGTGGTGCACTCCGGCCGCGAACTGCTCGACCGGATCGTGCGCCAGATCGCCAACCCGGTGCGCTGGGACCTGTGCATGGACACCATGCGCGAGCTCGGCGTCACCGGCATCCTCGAGGTGCCGCCGGCCGGCACCCTCAGCGGCATCGCCAAGCGGGCCCTGAAGGGCGTGGAGACCTTCGCGCTCAAGACCCCGGACCAGCTCGACGAGGCCCGCGCCTTCGTGCAGCGGCATGCCGAGCAGACGCCCAACGCGATGGACGCGGCGCCGACCTGGCGGCTGGTGGTCGCGCCGTTCTCCGGCACGGTCCAGCGCGGCACGGCCGTCGAGGGCAGCGTCCTGGAGCCGGGCGAGCACCTGGGCCTGGTCGTCTCGCGGCACGAGGAGCGCAAGCTCGTCGCGGAGCACGGCGGTACGGTGCTGGAGTGGCTCGTCGAGGACGGCGACCCGGTCTCCCCGGGCCAGCCCCTCGTCCGCATCCATCCGCGACCCGAGGCCTTCGTGTGA
- a CDS encoding beta-ketoacyl-ACP synthase III translates to MPVQIQSPTGAPHARILGVGGYRPSRVVTNEQICQVIDSTDEWITTRTGIRERRWATAEETVAMMSVSAAGKALAAAGIEAEQIGLVIISTVTHLAQTPSLAAMVANELGALNAAAFDISAACAGFCHGLALAQDAVRGGSAEHVLVIGVERLSDLTDMNDRSTAFIFGDGAGAAVVGPSDTPAIGPVVWGADGAQYEAIGQTFDWDALREQPELGFPALRMSGQQVFRWASYQMVPVAKTALERAGITADDLDAFIPHQANMRITDAMIKALKLPEHVPVARDIARTGNTSAASIPLAMERMLEEGEAPHDGVALLIGFGAGLVYAAQVVVLP, encoded by the coding sequence ATGCCGGTTCAGATTCAGTCCCCCACGGGCGCTCCCCACGCCCGCATCCTCGGGGTGGGCGGCTACCGCCCGTCCCGCGTCGTCACCAACGAGCAGATCTGCCAGGTGATCGACTCCACCGACGAGTGGATCACCACCCGCACCGGGATCAGGGAGCGGCGGTGGGCGACGGCCGAGGAGACCGTCGCCATGATGTCGGTCAGCGCCGCGGGCAAGGCCCTGGCCGCGGCCGGGATCGAGGCCGAGCAGATCGGCCTGGTCATCATCTCCACGGTCACGCACCTGGCGCAGACCCCTTCGCTGGCCGCGATGGTGGCCAACGAGCTCGGCGCCCTGAACGCCGCCGCCTTCGACATCTCGGCCGCCTGCGCCGGCTTCTGCCACGGCCTGGCGCTGGCCCAGGACGCGGTGCGCGGCGGTTCGGCCGAGCACGTGCTGGTGATCGGGGTCGAGCGGCTGTCCGACCTGACCGACATGAACGACCGCTCCACCGCGTTCATCTTCGGCGACGGCGCGGGCGCGGCCGTGGTCGGGCCGTCCGATACCCCGGCCATCGGCCCGGTGGTGTGGGGCGCCGACGGCGCCCAGTACGAGGCGATCGGCCAGACCTTCGACTGGGACGCGCTGCGCGAGCAGCCCGAGCTCGGCTTCCCGGCGCTGCGGATGAGCGGCCAGCAGGTCTTCCGCTGGGCCTCGTACCAGATGGTGCCGGTGGCCAAGACGGCCCTGGAGCGGGCCGGGATCACCGCCGACGACCTCGACGCGTTCATCCCGCACCAGGCCAACATGCGCATCACGGACGCGATGATCAAGGCGCTCAAGCTGCCCGAGCACGTCCCGGTCGCGCGCGACATCGCCCGCACCGGCAACACCTCGGCCGCCTCGATCCCGTTGGCCATGGAGCGGATGCTGGAGGAGGGCGAGGCCCCGCACGACGGCGTCGCGCTGCTCATCGGCTTCGGCGCCGGCCTGGTGTACGCGGCTCAGGTCGTCGTGCTTCCCTAG
- a CDS encoding acyl carrier protein has translation MATQEEILQGLAEIVNEVAGIDVEDVQSDKSFTEDLDVDSLTMVEVVVAAEEKFGVKIPDEEVKNLSTVGDAVSYIQSHQG, from the coding sequence ATGGCCACGCAGGAAGAGATCCTCCAGGGGCTCGCCGAGATCGTCAACGAGGTCGCGGGCATCGACGTCGAGGACGTTCAGTCGGACAAGTCCTTCACCGAGGACCTCGACGTCGACTCGCTGACCATGGTCGAAGTCGTCGTCGCGGCCGAGGAGAAGTTCGGCGTCAAGATTCCGGACGAGGAGGTCAAGAACCTCTCGACCGTCGGCGACGCCGTCAGCTACATCCAGTCCCACCAGGGCTGA
- the fabF gene encoding beta-ketoacyl-ACP synthase II, whose product MGKSVNKTVVVTGLGATTPLGGDVASTWESLLAGDSGIVPLTEQWAAELPVRMAGRVKVEPSEVMKPVERRRLDRSAQFALTAAREAWQDAGLAGVEVDHERLGAVVGSGIGGVTTLLDNYDLLLAKGARGVSPRAVPMLMPNSPAAYVGLEFGARAGVHTPVSACATGSEAIGYAMNMIRTGRADIVVCGGTEAAIHPLPISAFANMMAMSKNNEDPKGASRPYDKGRDGFVLGEGAGILVLESAEHAAARGARVYAEIAGVGMSADSHDIAQPDPSGEGIAAAIRKAVEDAGIAPAQIVHLNAHATSTPLGDTGELRALRMALGEDAEHIAISATKSMTGHLLGGAGGIETVFAVKAVHDLVAPPTINIVELDEEADLDIVRDEPRKLPAETSAGPIVALNNSFGFGGHNVVLAVRRA is encoded by the coding sequence ATAGGTAAGAGCGTGAACAAGACCGTGGTCGTCACCGGCCTCGGAGCGACGACGCCCCTGGGCGGGGACGTCGCGTCCACCTGGGAGTCGTTGCTGGCCGGGGATTCCGGCATCGTCCCGCTGACCGAGCAGTGGGCGGCCGAGCTCCCGGTGCGGATGGCGGGCCGGGTCAAGGTCGAGCCGTCCGAGGTGATGAAGCCGGTCGAGCGCCGCCGCCTCGACCGCTCCGCCCAGTTCGCCCTGACCGCGGCGCGGGAGGCCTGGCAGGACGCGGGCCTCGCCGGCGTCGAGGTGGACCACGAGCGGCTCGGCGCGGTGGTCGGCTCCGGCATCGGCGGGGTGACCACGCTGCTGGACAACTACGATCTGCTGCTGGCCAAGGGCGCCCGCGGGGTCAGCCCGCGCGCGGTGCCGATGCTCATGCCCAACAGCCCGGCCGCGTACGTGGGCCTGGAGTTCGGCGCGCGGGCCGGCGTGCACACCCCGGTCTCGGCCTGTGCCACCGGTTCCGAGGCCATCGGCTACGCCATGAACATGATCCGCACCGGCCGCGCCGACATCGTGGTGTGCGGCGGCACCGAGGCGGCGATCCACCCGCTGCCGATCTCCGCGTTCGCCAACATGATGGCGATGTCGAAGAACAACGAGGACCCCAAGGGCGCCTCGCGGCCCTACGACAAGGGACGCGACGGCTTCGTCCTCGGCGAGGGCGCGGGCATCCTGGTGCTCGAGTCCGCCGAGCACGCCGCCGCCCGCGGTGCCCGCGTGTACGCCGAGATCGCCGGCGTGGGCATGTCCGCCGACTCGCACGACATCGCGCAGCCGGACCCCAGCGGCGAGGGCATCGCGGCCGCGATCCGCAAGGCGGTCGAGGACGCCGGCATCGCCCCGGCCCAGATCGTGCACCTGAACGCGCACGCCACCTCCACTCCGCTGGGCGACACCGGCGAACTCAGGGCCCTGCGGATGGCGCTGGGCGAGGACGCCGAGCACATCGCCATCTCGGCCACCAAGTCGATGACCGGGCACCTGCTCGGCGGCGCGGGCGGCATCGAGACGGTGTTCGCGGTCAAGGCCGTGCACGATCTCGTGGCCCCGCCGACGATCAACATCGTCGAGCTCGATGAAGAGGCCGACCTCGACATCGTCCGGGACGAGCCGCGCAAGCTGCCGGCCGAGACCTCCGCCGGGCCGATCGTGGCGCTGAACAACTCCTTCGGCTTCGGCGGCCACAACGTCGTGCTCGCGGTGCGCCGCGCGTAA
- a CDS encoding carboxyl transferase domain-containing protein, producing MTATETAPSAAPAREDDPRGPRARLARLFDGGAFELLTPLDDAGFAAAAGRVEGARAVAYASDPTVQGGAMGSAGCKAILAAYERALDEQVPVIGLLHSGGARLAEGVLSLHAVGEVFAAMTRASGKVPQISVVLGPAAGGAAYGPALTDLVVMGPAGRVFVTGPDVVRSVTGEAVDMDRLGGPEPHGRRSGVVHVIAPTDDAAFAEARRLASLLGAQGELDLVAVENRDLAGLLPESPKRAYDVHPLVDGILDGPGVELHPRWAPNIVTKLGRFGGRTVGVIANNPLRLGGCLDSASAEKAARFVRMCDAFGVPLVVLVDVPGYLPGVGQEWDGVVRRGAKLLHAFAEAVVPRVTLVTRKAYGGAYIAMNSRALGATRVFAWPGAQVAVMGAVAAVRVLHRRKLSEVPEDLRPQVELELAAEHEIIAGGLEKAREIGVVDEVVDPAATRRALAAALAAAPQRRGLHGNIPL from the coding sequence ATGACCGCCACCGAGACCGCTCCATCCGCCGCCCCGGCCCGCGAGGACGATCCGCGCGGGCCGCGCGCGCGGCTGGCCCGGCTCTTCGACGGCGGCGCCTTCGAGCTGCTCACCCCGCTCGACGACGCCGGCTTCGCCGCCGCGGCCGGCCGGGTCGAGGGCGCGCGGGCGGTCGCCTACGCGTCCGACCCGACCGTCCAGGGCGGGGCGATGGGCTCGGCGGGCTGCAAGGCCATCCTGGCGGCCTACGAGCGCGCGCTGGACGAGCAGGTGCCGGTGATCGGTCTGCTGCACTCCGGCGGCGCACGGCTGGCCGAGGGCGTGCTCTCGCTGCACGCGGTCGGCGAGGTGTTCGCCGCCATGACCCGGGCCTCGGGCAAGGTGCCGCAGATCTCGGTGGTGCTCGGCCCGGCGGCGGGCGGCGCGGCCTACGGCCCGGCGCTGACCGACCTGGTCGTGATGGGACCGGCCGGCCGGGTGTTCGTCACCGGCCCGGACGTGGTCCGCTCGGTCACCGGCGAGGCCGTGGACATGGACCGGCTCGGCGGCCCCGAGCCGCACGGACGCCGCTCCGGCGTCGTGCACGTGATCGCCCCGACCGACGACGCCGCGTTCGCCGAGGCCCGCCGGCTTGCCTCGTTGCTCGGCGCCCAGGGCGAGCTGGACTTGGTCGCGGTGGAGAACCGCGATCTGGCCGGACTGCTGCCCGAGTCGCCCAAGCGCGCCTACGACGTGCATCCGCTGGTCGACGGGATTCTGGACGGCCCGGGCGTCGAGCTGCATCCGCGCTGGGCGCCCAACATCGTCACCAAGCTCGGCCGTTTCGGCGGCCGCACCGTCGGGGTGATCGCGAACAACCCGCTGCGCCTCGGCGGCTGCCTGGACTCGGCCTCGGCCGAGAAGGCGGCGAGGTTCGTGCGCATGTGCGACGCGTTCGGAGTGCCGCTGGTGGTGCTGGTGGACGTGCCCGGCTACCTGCCGGGCGTCGGCCAGGAGTGGGACGGCGTGGTGCGCCGCGGAGCGAAGCTGCTGCACGCCTTCGCCGAGGCCGTGGTCCCGAGGGTGACCCTGGTCACGCGCAAGGCCTACGGGGGCGCCTACATCGCCATGAACTCCCGCGCCCTCGGCGCCACCCGCGTGTTCGCGTGGCCGGGCGCGCAGGTCGCGGTCATGGGTGCGGTCGCCGCGGTGCGGGTGCTGCACCGGCGCAAGCTCTCCGAGGTGCCCGAGGACCTGCGTCCGCAGGTCGAGCTGGAGCTCGCGGCCGAGCACGAGATCATCGCCGGCGGCCTGGAGAAGGCGCGCGAGATCGGCGTGGTGGACGAGGTGGTCGATCCGGCCGCCACCCGCCGGGCGCTGGCCGCCGCCCTCGCCGCGGCACCGCAGCGGCGCGGCCTGCACGGCAACATCCCGCTGTAG
- a CDS encoding SAM-dependent methyltransferase, translated as MAAPPRADAFDDPTVPHPARRYNYWLGGRENYRVDRASGDAVAAAMPSVRVGIQENRAFLRRAVRFMIGEGIRQLIDIGPGIPAPDCSHEVAQALAPETRVLYVDNDPIVIAYSRALLRSAALPELDEETGEPVDGSVAEADLEQVAQDGRGLIGHVLSDLCDPERILGNAELRAVIDFDQPVGLLLVAVAHFCIEDERVYEAVSRLIDVLPQGSLVAFSHASTDYLDPRTKGRVDAANRDHNSPFAFRYSFEIARFAAGLDILDPGVVPISIWRAEDEPQPRPTAADTGIACWVGRRP; from the coding sequence ATGGCGGCGCCTCCGCGCGCGGACGCGTTCGACGATCCCACGGTGCCGCACCCGGCCCGCCGGTACAACTACTGGCTCGGCGGCCGGGAGAACTACCGGGTGGATCGCGCGTCCGGCGACGCGGTCGCGGCGGCCATGCCCTCGGTGCGCGTCGGCATCCAGGAGAACCGGGCGTTCCTGCGCCGGGCCGTGCGCTTCATGATCGGCGAGGGGATAAGGCAGCTGATCGACATCGGCCCCGGCATCCCGGCGCCGGACTGCTCGCACGAGGTGGCCCAGGCCCTCGCCCCGGAGACCAGGGTGCTCTACGTCGACAACGACCCCATCGTGATCGCCTACTCCCGCGCCCTGCTGCGCAGCGCCGCGCTGCCGGAGCTCGACGAGGAGACCGGCGAACCCGTCGACGGCTCCGTCGCCGAGGCGGATCTGGAGCAGGTGGCTCAGGACGGCCGCGGCCTGATCGGCCACGTCTTATCAGATCTCTGCGACCCAGAGCGGATACTCGGCAACGCCGAACTGCGCGCCGTCATCGACTTCGACCAGCCGGTGGGCCTGCTGCTGGTGGCCGTCGCGCACTTCTGCATCGAGGACGAGAGGGTCTACGAGGCGGTGAGCCGGCTCATCGACGTGCTCCCGCAGGGCAGCCTAGTCGCGTTCAGCCACGCCTCCACGGACTACCTGGACCCGCGCACCAAGGGCCGAGTCGACGCGGCGAACCGCGACCACAACTCACCCTTCGCGTTCCGCTACAGCTTCGAGATCGCGCGCTTCGCCGCCGGCCTCGACATCCTCGACCCCGGTGTCGTGCCCATCTCCATCTGGCGCGCCGAAGACGAGCCGCAGCCCCGGCCCACGGCCGCCGACACGGGCATCGCCTGCTGGGTCGGGCGGCGGCCCTAA
- a CDS encoding winged helix-turn-helix transcriptional regulator produces MIQKPAALPPDLFDELCPSSLVPFRFGDKWSALIIRCLQDGPRRYCELRVPLARVTPKVLTRSLRKLEQDGFITRSVQTEPARAVEYALTPLGRSMLEPLAAACAWTVEHWDELLDAQER; encoded by the coding sequence ATGATCCAGAAGCCCGCCGCCCTCCCGCCCGATCTGTTCGACGAGCTGTGCCCTTCGTCCCTGGTGCCGTTCCGCTTCGGCGACAAGTGGTCGGCCCTGATCATCCGCTGCCTTCAGGACGGGCCGCGCCGCTACTGCGAACTGCGGGTGCCACTCGCCCGCGTGACCCCGAAGGTGCTCACCCGGTCGCTGCGCAAACTCGAGCAGGACGGCTTCATCACCCGCAGCGTCCAGACGGAGCCCGCCCGCGCCGTCGAGTACGCGCTCACCCCGCTCGGCCGCAGCATGCTCGAACCCTTAGCCGCCGCCTGTGCCTGGACCGTCGAGCACTGGGACGAACTCCTCGACGCGCAGGAGCGTTAG
- a CDS encoding NAD(P)-dependent oxidoreductase → MSSGQSGKAIVVFGAGGRAGRAAVGEGRRRGYQVTAVVRDPGRHPGLGDSGARVVAGDVTDPARVAALAAGHDAAIHAAAVYGEGTDPDAFFTSAAHALVEGLSSAEVPRLVAIGLSTLVPGGDGVRPVDAASFPAEYRPFSLAHAAGLEVLREHADGRALDWVCLAPAGDFDHDAGRSGRYVIRAHGDPAARISYPDFAIALLDQIDAAAGNRSLVAVSRD, encoded by the coding sequence ATGAGCAGCGGGCAGAGCGGCAAGGCGATCGTGGTCTTCGGCGCGGGCGGCCGGGCCGGGCGGGCGGCGGTGGGGGAGGGACGGCGGCGGGGGTATCAGGTCACGGCGGTGGTCCGCGATCCGGGCAGGCACCCGGGGCTCGGCGACTCCGGGGCGCGGGTGGTCGCGGGCGACGTCACGGATCCAGCCCGCGTCGCCGCCCTCGCCGCCGGGCACGACGCGGCGATCCATGCGGCGGCCGTCTACGGCGAGGGCACCGATCCGGACGCGTTCTTCACCTCGGCCGCGCACGCCCTGGTCGAGGGGCTGAGCTCGGCCGAGGTGCCCAGGCTCGTCGCGATCGGGCTGTCCACGCTCGTGCCGGGCGGCGACGGGGTGCGGCCGGTGGACGCCGCCTCGTTCCCGGCGGAGTACCGGCCCTTCAGCCTGGCGCACGCCGCGGGTTTGGAGGTCCTGCGGGAACATGCGGACGGGCGGGCCCTGGACTGGGTCTGCCTCGCCCCGGCCGGCGACTTCGACCATGACGCAGGGCGCTCCGGCCGGTACGTCATCCGCGCGCACGGCGATCCGGCGGCCCGGATCTCCTACCCGGACTTCGCCATAGCGCTGCTCGACCAGATCGACGCGGCCGCCGGGAATCGGAGCCTCGTGGCCGTCAGCCGCGACTAG
- a CDS encoding histidine phosphatase family protein, translating to MGEIILLRHGETAWSRDGRHTGRTDLPLTDEGRRQAKAAGALLGELPAGTPCWTSPAQRAVETAKLAGLEPDGTDPDLWEWDYGGYEGITSAQIQTQRPGWFLWRDGVVPGGPAGFPGETVEQVGERCDRVIARVLPLAAEGDVVLVAHGHLLRILSARWIEQPPVHGSRLKLDTASVSRLGFEHEIRVITGWNQVG from the coding sequence ATGGGCGAGATCATCCTGCTGCGTCACGGCGAGACGGCCTGGTCGCGGGACGGGCGTCACACCGGGCGCACCGACCTCCCGCTGACCGATGAGGGGCGCCGGCAGGCCAAGGCCGCCGGCGCCCTGCTGGGCGAGCTGCCGGCCGGCACGCCGTGCTGGACCAGCCCGGCGCAGCGGGCCGTGGAGACCGCCAAGCTGGCCGGCCTGGAGCCGGACGGCACCGACCCGGACCTGTGGGAATGGGACTACGGCGGCTACGAGGGCATCACCTCCGCCCAGATCCAGACGCAGCGCCCCGGCTGGTTCCTGTGGCGCGACGGGGTCGTGCCCGGCGGCCCGGCCGGCTTCCCCGGCGAGACGGTGGAGCAGGTGGGCGAGCGCTGCGACCGCGTGATCGCCCGGGTGCTCCCGCTCGCCGCCGAGGGCGACGTGGTGCTGGTCGCGCACGGCCACCTGCTGCGCATCCTGTCCGCGCGCTGGATCGAGCAGCCGCCGGTCCACGGCAGCCGGCTCAAGCTGGACACCGCCTCGGTCTCCCGGCTCGGCTTCGAACACGAGATCCGGGTCATCACGGGCTGGAACCAGGTCGGCTAG
- a CDS encoding class I SAM-dependent methyltransferase, with amino-acid sequence MPEDEARALYAAAVAGAGFGDLVEIGTYQGKSAVLLGGAARAGGRMLLSVDHHRGSEEHQPGWEYHDPSLVDPEAGLIDTLPHARRALARAGVEPHVVLVVGRSAQVARLWQGAAGFVFVDGGHTDEAARADYEGWAPKVVVGGLLAIHDVFPDPADGGQAPYRIYLRALDSGEFEELPGQGSLRILRRV; translated from the coding sequence ATGCCCGAGGACGAGGCCCGGGCGCTGTACGCGGCGGCGGTGGCGGGGGCCGGCTTCGGCGACCTGGTCGAGATCGGCACCTACCAGGGCAAGTCCGCGGTCCTGCTCGGCGGGGCCGCGCGGGCCGGCGGGCGGATGCTGCTGAGCGTGGACCACCACCGCGGCTCGGAGGAGCACCAGCCGGGCTGGGAGTACCACGACCCGAGCCTGGTGGACCCGGAGGCGGGCCTCATCGACACCCTGCCGCACGCCCGCCGGGCGCTGGCGCGGGCCGGGGTGGAGCCGCACGTGGTGCTGGTGGTGGGACGTTCGGCACAGGTGGCGCGGCTGTGGCAGGGCGCGGCCGGCTTCGTGTTCGTGGACGGCGGCCACACCGACGAGGCGGCCCGGGCGGACTACGAGGGCTGGGCGCCGAAGGTGGTCGTGGGCGGCCTGCTGGCGATCCACGACGTCTTCCCGGACCCGGCCGACGGCGGGCAGGCGCCGTACCGGATCTACCTGCGGGCGCTGGACTCGGGCGAGTTCGAGGAACTGCCCGGGCAGGGCTCGCTCAGGATCCTGCGACGGGTCTGA